The following proteins are encoded in a genomic region of Streptomyces sp. NBC_01723:
- a CDS encoding excinuclease ABC subunit UvrA, with protein MSSAKRTGSQAPVPHVADSHDLIRVHGARENNLKDVSIEIPKRRLTVFTGVSGSGKSSLVFNTIAAESQRLINETYSAFVQGFMPTLARPEVDILEGLTTAIIVDQQRMGADPRSTVGTATDVNAMLRILFSRLGEPHIGPPSAYSFNTASVRASGAITVERGNKKAVKATYERTGGMCTRCEGRGSVSDIDLTQLYDDSKSLSEGAFTIPGWKSDSQWTVQVYAQSGFVDPDKPIREYTEKQLRDFLYGEPVKVKVNGVNLTYEGLIPKIQKSFLSKDKEAMQPHIRAFVERAVTFTVCPECDGTRLSEGARSSKIGKISIADACAMEIRDLAEWVRDLDEPSVAPLLGALRDALDSFVEIGLGYLSLDRPAGTLSGGEAQRVKMIRHLGSSLTDTTYVFDEPTIGLHPHDIQRMNDLLLRLRDKGNTVLVVEHKPEAIAIADHVVDLGPGAGTAGGTVCFEGTVEELRAGDTVTGRHLDDRAVLKDTVREPTGALEIRGATTHNLQGVDVDVPLGVLCVVTGVAGSGKSSLIHGSVPAGADVVSVDQSPIKGSRRSNPATYTGLLEPIRKAFAKANGVKPALFSANSEGACPTCNGAGVIYTDLAMMAGVAAPCEDCEGKRFQPAVLEYRFGGRDISEVLAMSVAQAEEFFGSGEARTPAAHKILDRLADVGLGYLTLGQPLTTLSGGERQRLKLATHMGDKGGVYVLDEPTTGLHLADVEQLLGLLDRLVDAGKSVIVIEHHQAVMAHADWIIDLGPGAGHDGGRIVFEGTPTDLVADRTTLTGEHLAAYVGA; from the coding sequence ATGAGCAGCGCCAAGAGGACGGGCAGCCAGGCACCGGTGCCGCACGTCGCCGACAGCCACGACCTCATCCGCGTGCACGGCGCCCGGGAGAACAACCTCAAGGACGTCAGTATCGAGATCCCCAAGCGCCGCCTGACGGTCTTCACGGGAGTCTCCGGTTCGGGCAAGAGCTCACTGGTGTTCAACACCATCGCCGCCGAGTCGCAGCGGCTGATCAACGAGACCTACAGCGCCTTCGTGCAGGGCTTCATGCCGACGCTGGCCCGCCCCGAGGTCGACATCCTCGAAGGCCTGACCACCGCGATCATCGTGGACCAGCAGCGGATGGGCGCCGACCCCCGCTCCACCGTCGGCACCGCCACCGACGTCAACGCGATGCTGCGGATCCTCTTCAGCCGCCTCGGCGAGCCGCACATCGGCCCGCCCAGCGCGTACTCCTTCAACACCGCCTCGGTCCGGGCGAGCGGCGCGATCACCGTCGAGCGCGGCAACAAGAAGGCGGTCAAGGCGACGTACGAGCGGACCGGCGGCATGTGCACCCGCTGCGAGGGCCGCGGCAGCGTCTCCGACATCGACCTCACCCAGCTCTACGACGACTCCAAGTCGCTCTCCGAGGGCGCCTTCACCATCCCCGGCTGGAAGTCGGACAGCCAGTGGACCGTCCAGGTCTACGCCCAGTCCGGCTTCGTCGACCCCGACAAGCCGATCCGCGAGTACACCGAGAAGCAGCTGCGGGACTTCCTCTACGGCGAGCCGGTCAAGGTGAAGGTCAACGGCGTCAACCTCACCTACGAGGGCCTGATCCCGAAGATCCAGAAGTCCTTCCTGTCCAAGGACAAGGAGGCGATGCAGCCGCACATCCGGGCCTTCGTGGAGCGGGCCGTCACCTTCACCGTGTGCCCCGAGTGCGACGGCACGCGGCTCAGCGAGGGCGCCCGCTCCTCGAAGATCGGGAAGATCAGCATCGCCGACGCCTGCGCGATGGAGATCCGGGACCTGGCCGAGTGGGTGCGCGATCTCGACGAACCGTCCGTGGCGCCGCTGCTCGGCGCCTTGCGGGACGCCCTCGACTCGTTCGTCGAGATCGGCCTCGGCTACCTCTCCCTCGACCGGCCGGCGGGCACGCTGTCGGGCGGTGAGGCGCAGCGCGTCAAGATGATCCGCCACCTCGGCTCCTCGCTCACCGACACCACGTACGTCTTCGACGAGCCCACCATCGGACTGCACCCGCACGACATCCAGCGGATGAACGACCTGCTGCTGCGCCTGCGGGACAAGGGCAACACGGTCCTCGTCGTCGAGCACAAGCCGGAGGCGATCGCCATCGCCGACCACGTGGTGGACCTCGGCCCCGGCGCCGGCACCGCGGGCGGCACCGTCTGCTTCGAGGGCACCGTCGAGGAGCTGCGGGCCGGCGACACCGTCACCGGCCGCCACCTCGACGACCGGGCCGTCCTCAAGGACACGGTCCGCGAGCCCACCGGCGCCCTGGAGATCCGCGGCGCCACGACGCACAACCTCCAGGGCGTCGACGTCGACGTCCCGCTCGGCGTGCTCTGCGTGGTCACCGGCGTGGCCGGCTCCGGCAAGAGCTCGCTGATCCACGGCTCGGTCCCGGCCGGCGCCGACGTCGTCTCGGTCGACCAGAGCCCCATCAAGGGCTCGAGGCGCAGCAACCCGGCCACGTACACCGGACTGCTCGAACCGATCCGAAAGGCCTTCGCCAAGGCCAACGGCGTGAAGCCGGCCCTGTTCAGCGCCAACTCCGAGGGCGCCTGCCCCACCTGCAACGGCGCCGGCGTCATCTACACCGACCTCGCCATGATGGCCGGGGTCGCCGCCCCCTGCGAGGACTGCGAGGGCAAGCGGTTCCAGCCCGCGGTGCTGGAGTACCGTTTCGGCGGCCGGGACATCAGCGAGGTGCTCGCCATGTCCGTGGCCCAGGCCGAGGAGTTCTTCGGCTCCGGCGAGGCACGCACCCCCGCCGCGCACAAGATCCTCGACCGGCTCGCCGACGTGGGACTCGGCTACCTCACCCTCGGCCAGCCCCTCACCACGCTCTCCGGCGGCGAGCGGCAGCGGCTCAAGCTGGCCACCCACATGGGGGACAAGGGCGGCGTCTACGTGCTCGACGAGCCCACCACCGGCCTGCACCTCGCCGACGTCGAGCAACTGCTCGGCCTGCTGGACCGCCTCGTCGACGCCGGCAAGTCGGTCATCGTCATCGAGCACCACCAGGCCGTCATGGCGCACGCCGACTGGATCATCGACCTCGGCCCCGGCGCCGGCCACGACGGCGGCCGGATCGTCTTCGAGGGCACCCCCACCGATCTCGTCGCCGACCGCACCACCCTCACCGGCGAGCACCTCGCGGCGTACGTCGGCGCCTGA
- a CDS encoding helix-turn-helix transcriptional regulator, whose protein sequence is MTSLEDLARLRRARDLMDREYAEPLDVPALARVALMSAGHFSRSFRAAYGETPYSYLMTRRIERAKALLRRGDLSVTEVCFAVGCTSLGSFSSRFTELVGESPSAYRERDHADGAAIPACVAKVHTRPVRNGEARPARPPVA, encoded by the coding sequence GTGACGAGCCTGGAGGACCTGGCCCGGCTGCGCCGGGCACGCGACCTGATGGACCGCGAGTACGCCGAGCCGCTCGACGTCCCGGCGCTGGCGCGGGTCGCCCTCATGTCGGCGGGCCACTTCTCCCGCAGCTTCCGCGCCGCCTACGGGGAGACCCCCTACAGCTATCTGATGACGCGCCGTATCGAGCGCGCCAAGGCCCTGCTGCGGCGCGGCGACCTGTCCGTCACCGAGGTCTGCTTCGCCGTCGGCTGTACCTCGCTGGGATCGTTCAGCTCGCGCTTCACCGAACTGGTCGGCGAGAGCCCGAGCGCCTACCGGGAACGCGACCACGCCGACGGCGCCGCGATCCCCGCCTGCGTCGCCAAGGTCCACACCCGACCGGTCAGGAACGGAGAAGCCCGGCCCGCGCGCCCGCCCGTAGCGTGA
- a CDS encoding VOC family protein — MDINLAQCFIAVDDHDTAIAFYRDVLGMEVRDDVAFEGMRWVTVGSPAQPDVGIVLEPPLADPNASVSDREAMAELLAKGLLRGLNFTTDDVDATFEHIRAAGAEVLQEPVDQPYGVRDCAFRDPAGNMVRFSRPRTG, encoded by the coding sequence ATGGACATCAATCTCGCGCAGTGCTTCATCGCCGTCGACGACCACGACACGGCGATCGCCTTCTACCGGGACGTGCTCGGGATGGAGGTCCGGGACGACGTCGCGTTCGAGGGGATGCGCTGGGTGACCGTCGGCTCCCCGGCCCAGCCCGACGTCGGCATCGTCCTCGAACCACCGCTCGCCGACCCCAACGCCTCGGTCAGCGACCGGGAGGCCATGGCCGAACTGCTGGCGAAGGGATTGCTGCGCGGCCTGAACTTCACCACCGACGACGTCGACGCCACCTTCGAACACATCCGGGCCGCCGGCGCCGAGGTCCTCCAGGAACCGGTCGACCAGCCCTACGGCGTCCGGGACTGCGCCTTCCGCGACCCGGCCGGGAACATGGTCCGCTTCAGCCGGCCACGCACCGGCTGA
- a CDS encoding RNA polymerase sigma factor SigF, whose protein sequence is MPIHASVKHPHDDAPDTADAFRRLTTLPDGPERDVVRERIVEAWLPMAERLAGRFRSRGESYDDLRQVAALGLVKAVDRYDPERGNAFESYAVPTITGEIKRHFRDHMWTLHVPRRVQELRNRVRFARQELSQTIPGRSPTVTEIAEHTDLGEEDVRVGLEALESFTALSLDAELPGSEDGFSLGDALGGPDPALDTVVDREAVKDRLAALPDRERAILYMRFFDDMTQSRIAEQLGISQMHVSRLISRCCDRVREQVLRDPGA, encoded by the coding sequence ATGCCGATCCACGCCAGCGTGAAGCACCCGCACGACGACGCCCCCGACACCGCGGACGCGTTCCGCCGGCTGACCACCCTCCCCGACGGCCCGGAGCGCGACGTGGTCCGCGAGCGGATCGTGGAGGCCTGGCTGCCGATGGCCGAACGCCTCGCGGGACGCTTCCGCAGCCGCGGCGAGAGCTACGACGACCTGCGCCAGGTCGCCGCCCTCGGCTTGGTCAAGGCCGTCGACCGGTACGACCCCGAGCGCGGCAACGCCTTCGAGAGCTACGCCGTGCCGACCATCACGGGCGAGATCAAGCGGCACTTCCGCGACCACATGTGGACGCTGCACGTGCCGCGCCGGGTCCAGGAACTGCGCAACCGCGTGCGCTTCGCCCGCCAGGAGCTCTCCCAGACCATCCCGGGCCGCAGTCCCACGGTCACCGAGATCGCCGAGCACACCGACCTCGGCGAGGAGGACGTCCGGGTCGGTCTGGAGGCGCTGGAGAGCTTCACCGCCCTGTCCCTGGACGCCGAGCTGCCGGGCAGCGAGGACGGGTTCTCGCTCGGTGACGCCCTCGGCGGGCCCGACCCCGCCCTCGACACCGTCGTGGACCGCGAGGCCGTCAAGGATCGCCTGGCCGCCCTTCCCGATCGGGAGCGCGCCATCCTGTACATGCGCTTCTTCGACGACATGACCCAGAGCCGGATCGCCGAGCAGCTCGGCATCTCCCAGATGCACGTCTCCCGCCTGATCAGCCGCTGCTGCGACCGGGTGCGGGAGCAGGTGCTGCGGGATCCGGGGGCCTGA
- a CDS encoding aminotransferase class I/II-fold pyridoxal phosphate-dependent enzyme — translation MRRTDPEGHDAVGHGPVRYGPHLPDDGLPVLPELSAVLAAAADRARGEPVGGAPALTAAASGYWHRRGLPTDPGQVAAAPGAHTLLLALTAALGGDVLVPRPCAAWWAPDARLLGSPVFHVPTPAESGGVPDPYALLETVRRVRAEGGDPRLLVLAVADDPTGTVAPPELLHETVEAAAGEGLHLVSDETWRDTLHDPHATVLLSPAEMLPERVTVVTDLAGGLLPPGWPAAVARFPASAAGDGLHARVLDVLTALGAGVAAPVAAAAGYALDEPEPVTARRSAAVRLHARVAAAVHAAVVATGATARPPQAGRHLYADLGPLRDALGAQGVGDAQELEDFLSTRLGMPAPGGHRFGDDLAALRVRLATGPLLGTGTAEQRAECLTSPDPLELPHVRRALTALGSVFGDLRDAQRWEPPR, via the coding sequence ATGCGGCGCACGGACCCCGAAGGCCACGACGCCGTGGGCCACGGCCCCGTCCGGTACGGCCCCCACCTGCCCGACGACGGGCTGCCGGTGCTGCCCGAACTGTCCGCCGTACTCGCCGCCGCCGCGGACCGCGCCCGAGGGGAACCGGTCGGCGGCGCCCCGGCCCTCACGGCCGCCGCGAGCGGCTACTGGCACCGGCGCGGCCTGCCCACCGATCCCGGCCAGGTGGCCGCCGCCCCCGGTGCGCACACCCTGCTGCTTGCGCTGACCGCCGCGCTCGGCGGCGACGTCCTGGTGCCCCGCCCCTGCGCCGCCTGGTGGGCACCGGACGCGCGGCTGCTCGGCAGCCCCGTCTTCCACGTCCCGACGCCGGCCGAGAGCGGTGGCGTCCCCGACCCGTACGCCCTCCTGGAGACCGTCCGCCGGGTGCGCGCCGAGGGCGGCGACCCCCGCCTGCTGGTGCTGGCCGTCGCCGACGACCCCACCGGCACCGTCGCGCCGCCCGAACTGCTGCACGAGACCGTCGAGGCCGCCGCCGGGGAGGGGCTGCACCTGGTCAGCGACGAGACCTGGCGGGACACCCTGCACGACCCGCACGCCACCGTGCTGCTCAGTCCCGCCGAGATGCTGCCCGAGCGGGTCACCGTCGTCACGGACCTGGCCGGGGGGCTGCTGCCGCCCGGCTGGCCGGCCGCCGTCGCCCGCTTCCCGGCGTCCGCGGCCGGCGACGGCCTGCACGCGCGCGTGCTCGACGTGCTCACCGCCCTCGGCGCGGGCGTGGCCGCGCCCGTCGCCGCCGCGGCCGGGTACGCGCTCGACGAACCCGAGCCGGTCACCGCCCGCCGGTCGGCCGCCGTACGCCTGCACGCGCGCGTGGCCGCCGCCGTGCACGCGGCCGTCGTCGCCACGGGCGCCACGGCGCGGCCCCCGCAGGCCGGCCGTCACCTGTACGCCGACCTCGGCCCGCTGCGCGACGCCCTCGGCGCGCAGGGCGTCGGCGACGCCCAGGAACTGGAGGACTTCCTCTCCACCCGGCTCGGCATGCCCGCCCCCGGCGGACACCGCTTCGGCGACGACCTCGCGGCCCTTCGCGTGCGGCTCGCCACCGGCCCGCTGCTCGGCACCGGCACCGCCGAACAGCGCGCGGAATGCCTCACCTCCCCGGACCCGTTGGAACTGCCACACGTGCGACGCGCGTTGACCGCCCTCGGGTCGGTCTTCGGCGATCTGCGCGACGCTCAGCGATGGGAGCCTCCTCGATGA
- a CDS encoding MBL fold metallo-hydrolase, whose amino-acid sequence MTQQPRSTTSTPASPEDTAAPPVTPARAPSYPPLADPRPPAEHRVWPRTFHDRLTAPLPGLRALARFAREGAVRPGREGLADIPRLPHAPGPLPRVDADTVAVTWAGHASWVVRIGGLTVLTDPVWSRRILGTPARITPVGVAWSDLPRVDAVVISHNHYDHLDAPTLRRLPRDTPVLVPAGLGRWFHRRRFTRVTELDWWEATELGPRGDAEGASGKGGGRRRAGVRFDFVPAHHWSKRSLVDTCRSLWGGWVLTAPDGRRVYFAGDTGYGHWFTRIGRRYPGIDLALLPIGAYDPRWWLSDVHCDPEEAVRAAQDVGARRMAPMHWGTFVLSAEPVLEPLTRTRAAWQAAGLPREDLWDLPVGASRVLE is encoded by the coding sequence ATGACGCAGCAGCCCCGGTCGACCACGAGCACCCCCGCGTCCCCCGAGGACACCGCCGCGCCGCCGGTCACGCCCGCCCGGGCCCCTTCGTACCCGCCGCTCGCCGATCCCCGGCCGCCCGCCGAACACCGCGTATGGCCGCGCACCTTCCACGACCGGCTGACCGCGCCGCTGCCCGGCCTGAGGGCCCTCGCCAGATTCGCCCGCGAGGGCGCGGTGAGACCCGGCCGCGAGGGCCTCGCCGACATCCCCCGGCTGCCCCACGCCCCCGGCCCGCTGCCCCGCGTGGACGCGGACACCGTCGCCGTCACCTGGGCGGGACACGCCAGCTGGGTGGTGCGGATCGGCGGCCTCACCGTGCTCACCGACCCGGTCTGGTCCCGCCGCATCCTCGGCACCCCCGCCCGGATCACCCCCGTCGGCGTCGCCTGGAGCGACCTGCCCCGCGTCGACGCCGTCGTCATCAGCCACAACCACTACGACCACCTGGACGCCCCCACCCTGCGCAGGCTCCCGCGCGACACCCCCGTCCTGGTGCCCGCCGGACTGGGCCGCTGGTTCCACCGCCGCCGCTTCACCCGCGTCACCGAGCTGGACTGGTGGGAGGCGACCGAACTGGGTCCAAGGGGCGATGCCGAAGGCGCCTCCGGCAAGGGCGGTGGCCGGCGACGGGCGGGAGTGCGCTTCGACTTCGTCCCCGCGCACCACTGGTCCAAGCGCAGCCTCGTCGACACCTGCCGCAGCCTGTGGGGCGGCTGGGTGCTCACCGCGCCCGACGGACGGCGCGTGTACTTCGCCGGGGACACGGGGTACGGCCACTGGTTCACCCGGATCGGCCGCCGCTACCCCGGCATCGACCTCGCGCTGCTCCCCATCGGCGCCTACGACCCCCGCTGGTGGCTCAGCGACGTGCACTGCGACCCGGAGGAGGCGGTCCGGGCCGCCCAGGACGTCGGGGCCCGCCGCATGGCGCCGATGCACTGGGGAACGTTCGTCCTCTCCGCGGAACCGGTGCTGGAACCCCTCACCCGGACCCGCGCCGCCTGGCAGGCCGCGGGTCTGCCCCGGGAGGACCTGTGGGACCTGCCGGTGGGAGCTTCACGGGTACTGGAGTAG
- a CDS encoding DedA family protein, which produces MNWLDAATTSMTSIPTEPTQQAFGYPSLFLLVLIGALVPVVPTGALVSSAAVVAMHQTLPFSMLMVFATASLAAFCGDMALYWLGRRGVGSKNGSRWLEAIRSRAPEDRLEQAQDKLAEHDVAVLVLSRLVPAGRIPVMLACLLAEWPLRRFARGNLPACLAWAVTYQLIGVLSGALFSEPWEGVAAAIALTVLVSVAPGVWRRFRGPARA; this is translated from the coding sequence GTGAACTGGCTGGACGCCGCCACGACGAGCATGACGAGCATTCCGACGGAGCCGACGCAGCAGGCGTTCGGGTATCCGTCGCTGTTCCTGCTGGTGCTCATCGGGGCGTTGGTGCCGGTGGTGCCGACGGGCGCGCTGGTGAGTTCGGCGGCCGTGGTGGCGATGCACCAGACGCTGCCGTTCTCCATGCTGATGGTGTTCGCGACGGCGTCGCTGGCCGCGTTCTGCGGGGACATGGCGCTGTACTGGCTGGGCCGGCGCGGGGTCGGCTCGAAGAACGGCTCGCGCTGGCTGGAGGCGATCCGGTCCCGGGCGCCGGAGGACCGGCTGGAGCAGGCGCAGGACAAGCTCGCCGAGCACGACGTCGCGGTCCTGGTGCTGTCCCGGCTGGTGCCGGCCGGCCGCATACCGGTGATGCTGGCCTGCCTGCTCGCCGAGTGGCCGCTGCGCCGCTTCGCCCGCGGCAACCTGCCGGCCTGCCTGGCCTGGGCGGTGACGTACCAGTTGATCGGGGTCCTGAGCGGCGCTCTGTTCAGCGAGCCCTGGGAGGGCGTGGCCGCGGCGATCGCCCTCACCGTCCTGGTCAGCGTGGCGCCGGGAGTGTGGCGACGGTTCCGGGGGCCGGCGAGGGCGTAG
- a CDS encoding MBL fold metallo-hydrolase, producing MPVELTWWGHATCTVEDSDIRVLTDPLFARRLAHLRRRRGAVPPPDAWRADVALVSHLHADHLHVPSLARLAPGTRLLVPRGARRAVPGLRRLGHLDVAEVAPGDVAHVGDLRIRAVPARHDGRRLPVGRHRSPALGYVVEGEARTYFAGDTGLFDGMEKEVGPVDAALLPVGGWGPYLGAEHLDAGRAAEALTRLAPRTAVPVHYGTYWPIGMDAVRPHEFHTPGDEFVRLSALRAPGVAVHRLGHGESVRVEVAR from the coding sequence GTGCCGGTGGAGCTCACGTGGTGGGGTCACGCCACCTGCACGGTCGAGGACTCGGACATCCGCGTGCTCACCGATCCTCTGTTCGCCCGCCGCCTCGCCCACTTGCGCCGCAGGCGGGGCGCGGTGCCGCCGCCGGACGCCTGGCGCGCGGACGTGGCGCTGGTGTCCCATCTGCACGCCGACCACCTGCACGTGCCGTCGCTCGCGCGGCTCGCGCCGGGCACGCGCCTGCTCGTGCCCCGGGGCGCGCGACGGGCGGTGCCGGGGCTGCGGCGGCTCGGCCACCTGGACGTGGCGGAGGTGGCGCCCGGCGACGTGGCGCACGTCGGGGACCTGCGGATACGGGCGGTGCCCGCGCGGCACGACGGGCGGCGACTGCCGGTCGGACGGCACCGCTCCCCCGCGCTCGGCTACGTCGTCGAGGGCGAGGCGCGGACGTACTTCGCCGGGGACACCGGTCTGTTCGACGGCATGGAGAAGGAAGTCGGGCCGGTCGACGCGGCGCTGTTGCCGGTGGGCGGCTGGGGCCCGTACCTGGGTGCGGAGCACCTGGACGCGGGGCGGGCGGCGGAGGCACTGACCCGGCTGGCGCCGCGCACGGCGGTGCCGGTGCACTACGGCACGTACTGGCCGATCGGGATGGACGCCGTGCGCCCCCACGAGTTCCACACGCCGGGCGACGAGTTCGTGCGCCTGTCGGCGCTGCGCGCGCCGGGGGTCGCCGTGCACCGGCTGGGGCACGGCGAGAGTGTGCGGGTGGAGGTCGCGCGGTGA
- a CDS encoding phage holin family protein: MVAVWAVSTLTMLVLAGILPDFRLQSPDGDSATDIAMTAAVGAGAFGLLSAVVWPLMVRLLLLVPALVLGLLVFFLNGGLLLLAIDVNPAGRGGVAPETAVVVAAVMSAVASATGGALTVRGDDAYRRRLYRLADRRRRSRPPCPAGPGIVFLQLDGVGHDVLLDAVDTGAMPTVARWLGRHGASASHRLAPWRTDWSSQTGASQLGILHGSNHDVPAFRWYEKDTGEVMVCNRPTSAAELQHRAVRRTGDGGLLSLDGASRGNLFGGGADEQALVLSIATRRRSRETRSRSGYFAYFSDPANAVRTAMSFVAEVGREIGQSTRARAQKVRPRVSRGGLYPFVRAFATVVERDVVVAAVMGDMLAGRTAVYADLVAYDEVAHHSGPHGRDAVNVLRRLDRSLALIEKVADQAPRSYRIVLLSDHGQSPGETFRARYGLTLGDLVRAGCGLPVPRRAQRTRSGAEARNTVRAALHRPVEEGAAQQRPADTPTGRRSEPIVLASGNLGLVSFPDVPHRMTREEIDARHPALLPTLANHPGIGFLLVRSERHGGLVLGAHGAEIPLDRLDEDPGPLAPFGPGAADAVRRTHSFPHTADIMVNSFHDPADGEVLAFEEQIGSHGGLGGAQSHAFLLSPAVLSDPVEEGTEIVGAEHVHRVLRRWLRESNGPQVPVEDPRPNVVENAPFPVADGLVQEKSA; this comes from the coding sequence ATGGTCGCGGTGTGGGCCGTGTCCACCCTCACCATGCTCGTGCTCGCGGGCATCCTGCCGGACTTCCGGCTCCAGTCGCCCGACGGGGACAGCGCGACCGACATCGCGATGACCGCCGCGGTCGGCGCGGGCGCCTTCGGCCTGCTCTCCGCCGTGGTGTGGCCGCTCATGGTCCGCCTGCTGCTCCTGGTGCCGGCGCTCGTCCTCGGGCTGCTGGTCTTCTTTCTCAACGGCGGGCTGCTGCTCCTCGCGATCGACGTGAACCCGGCCGGCCGCGGCGGCGTCGCCCCCGAGACCGCGGTCGTGGTCGCCGCCGTCATGTCCGCCGTCGCCTCCGCCACCGGCGGTGCCCTGACCGTGCGCGGCGACGACGCCTACCGGCGCCGGCTCTACCGCCTCGCCGACCGCCGCCGCAGATCCCGCCCGCCCTGCCCGGCCGGCCCGGGCATCGTCTTCCTGCAACTGGACGGCGTGGGACACGACGTCCTGCTCGACGCCGTGGACACCGGCGCCATGCCCACCGTCGCCCGCTGGCTCGGCCGCCACGGCGCGTCCGCGAGCCACCGGCTGGCCCCGTGGCGCACCGACTGGTCCAGCCAGACCGGCGCCAGCCAGCTCGGCATCCTGCACGGCAGCAACCACGACGTGCCCGCCTTCCGCTGGTACGAGAAGGACACCGGCGAGGTCATGGTCTGCAACCGGCCGACCAGCGCCGCCGAACTCCAGCACCGCGCCGTCCGCCGCACCGGCGACGGCGGGCTGCTCAGCCTGGACGGCGCGAGCCGCGGCAACCTGTTCGGCGGCGGTGCCGACGAACAGGCCCTGGTGCTGTCCATCGCCACCCGCCGCCGCAGCCGCGAGACCCGGTCCAGGTCCGGCTACTTCGCCTACTTCTCCGACCCGGCCAACGCCGTCCGCACCGCCATGTCCTTCGTCGCCGAGGTGGGCCGGGAGATCGGCCAGTCCACCCGCGCCCGCGCCCAGAAGGTCCGCCCGCGCGTCTCCCGCGGCGGCCTCTACCCCTTCGTCCGCGCCTTCGCCACCGTCGTCGAACGCGACGTCGTCGTCGCCGCGGTGATGGGCGACATGCTCGCCGGCCGCACCGCCGTCTACGCCGACCTCGTGGCGTACGACGAGGTGGCGCACCACTCCGGGCCGCACGGCCGGGACGCCGTCAACGTCCTCCGGCGGCTCGACCGGTCCCTCGCGCTGATCGAGAAGGTCGCCGACCAGGCCCCCCGCTCCTACCGGATCGTGCTCCTGTCCGACCACGGCCAGAGCCCCGGCGAGACCTTCCGCGCCCGATACGGACTCACCCTCGGAGACCTGGTCCGGGCCGGCTGCGGGCTGCCCGTGCCGCGCCGCGCCCAGCGCACCCGCAGCGGTGCCGAGGCCCGCAACACCGTCCGTGCCGCCCTGCACCGCCCCGTCGAGGAGGGCGCCGCGCAGCAGAGACCCGCCGACACCCCGACCGGCCGCCGCTCCGAGCCGATCGTGCTGGCCTCCGGCAACCTCGGCCTGGTCTCGTTCCCGGACGTACCCCACCGGATGACCAGGGAGGAGATCGACGCCCGCCACCCCGCGCTGCTGCCGACCCTCGCCAACCACCCCGGCATCGGCTTCCTGCTGGTGCGCAGCGAGCGGCACGGCGGCCTGGTGCTCGGTGCGCACGGCGCCGAGATACCCCTGGACCGGCTCGACGAGGACCCCGGCCCGCTCGCCCCCTTCGGTCCCGGCGCCGCCGACGCCGTACGCCGCACGCACTCCTTCCCGCACACCGCCGACATCATGGTCAACTCCTTCCACGACCCGGCCGACGGCGAGGTCCTCGCGTTCGAGGAGCAGATCGGCTCCCACGGCGGGCTCGGCGGCGCCCAGTCGCACGCCTTCCTGCTGTCACCGGCCGTGCTGTCCGACCCGGTCGAGGAGGGCACGGAGATCGTCGGCGCCGAACACGTCCACCGGGTGCTGCGCCGCTGGCTGCGGGAGTCCAACGGCCCGCAGGTGCCCGTGGAAGATCCACGGCCGAACGTCGTCGAGAACGCACCTTTTCCCGTCGCGGACGGGTTGGTGCAGGAGAAAAGCGCCTGA